Proteins from a single region of Chloroherpeton thalassium ATCC 35110:
- a CDS encoding TMEM165/GDT1 family protein encodes MDWKILFTVFTTVFLAELGDKTQLATLLFAADKEVSKWVVFAGASAALVLTSAIGVLAGGFISEHVSERHLQLIAGIGFIAIGIWTLLKA; translated from the coding sequence ATGGATTGGAAAATTCTTTTCACGGTTTTTACGACCGTTTTTCTTGCCGAACTTGGCGATAAAACCCAGCTTGCAACCTTGCTTTTTGCAGCTGATAAAGAAGTGAGCAAATGGGTAGTTTTTGCGGGAGCTTCAGCAGCGCTGGTGCTCACGTCTGCGATTGGCGTGCTGGCTGGCGGGTTCATTTCGGAGCATGTCAGCGAACGGCATTTGCAACTCATTGCGGGCATTGGGTTCATCGCAATTGGCATTTGGACGCTCCTAAAAGCGTGA
- a CDS encoding HPF/RaiA family ribosome-associated protein, which yields MDSHQLNGKEPNVQFTLRHSSNHRDIEAYAKDAIKAFHKYYTDILDCHIILDHQKNDKEQNKIAEIKAHVPSHTFVSKEQGPTYEVAIDTCVSNICKQLKKHRDKSLGL from the coding sequence ATGGACAGCCATCAACTTAATGGAAAAGAGCCAAATGTTCAGTTCACGCTGCGTCATTCGAGCAATCATCGGGATATTGAAGCTTATGCGAAGGATGCCATCAAGGCATTTCATAAGTATTACACCGACATTCTCGATTGCCATATCATCCTAGATCACCAGAAAAACGATAAGGAGCAGAATAAAATTGCCGAGATTAAAGCCCATGTTCCCAGCCATACATTTGTTTCTAAAGAGCAAGGCCCAACCTACGAAGTGGCCATTGATACCTGCGTTTCCAATATTTGCAAGCAATTAAAAAAACATAGAGATAAAAGTTTAGGGTTGTAA
- a CDS encoding geranylgeranylglyceryl/heptaprenylglyceryl phosphate synthase — MSAKNQVFEKLLAAKARKGAGFLLLIDPDKYDASGLEQVVKNATAFGADGFLIGGSLLFSNRFDAYVQQIKSATDLPVILFPGHSVQISPSADAILFLSLLSGRNPEFLIGHHVTAAPSIKAFGLESMPTAYLLVESGRKTAVEFMSNTEPIPRHKPELAAVHALAAEYLGMKMIYLEAGSGADESVPEEMVELVCQTVSLPVIVGGGIRSAQAVRSKVDAGASFVVVGNAFETRNDANYLKTMIDAAHPNLPKAI, encoded by the coding sequence ATGAGCGCGAAAAATCAGGTTTTTGAGAAATTGTTGGCGGCCAAAGCGCGAAAAGGCGCAGGGTTTTTGCTTTTAATCGACCCCGATAAATATGATGCGTCGGGGTTGGAGCAGGTCGTTAAAAACGCAACAGCTTTTGGCGCGGATGGCTTTTTGATTGGCGGCAGCCTACTTTTCTCAAACCGATTTGATGCGTATGTTCAGCAAATCAAATCTGCGACAGATTTACCCGTCATTCTTTTTCCCGGCCATTCGGTTCAAATTTCGCCCTCAGCAGACGCCATTTTATTTCTTTCGCTTTTGAGCGGACGAAATCCTGAATTTCTCATCGGCCATCATGTAACGGCTGCGCCGAGCATCAAGGCATTCGGACTTGAATCCATGCCGACGGCCTACTTGCTCGTGGAATCTGGCCGAAAAACTGCCGTTGAATTTATGAGCAACACCGAACCAATTCCACGCCACAAACCTGAGCTTGCTGCGGTTCATGCGCTCGCAGCCGAATATTTAGGCATGAAAATGATTTATCTCGAAGCTGGCAGCGGCGCGGACGAATCCGTGCCGGAGGAAATGGTTGAGCTGGTTTGTCAAACGGTCAGTTTGCCCGTGATTGTCGGCGGCGGTATCCGTTCAGCGCAAGCGGTGCGAAGCAAAGTAGATGCGGGCGCAAGCTTCGTGGTCGTTGGCAACGCATTTGAAACACGAAACGACGCGAATTATCTGAAAACCATGATTGACGCCGCGCACCCCAATTTGCCCAAAGCGATTTGA
- a CDS encoding tyrosine recombinase XerC produces the protein MQDSLNTNAGHSQLTAFLKYLANERNMSAYTVTAYRKDLSQFLEFLKKEFELPSSQDISLADVETSTIRLFLGELLDAGYQSKSIGRKLASVKSFFKFLVYINHLPASPAANVTTPKAKKTLPTFLNETQTQTLFDEILDHFNEAFYHDNRAKKHEKVNTLEWDFRYNRDRAILEMFYSCGLRLAELIGLNIMELDFQNGFVKVLGKGRKQRIIPLGESAQKTLKNYLEIKKKFFEMKRSNVLEREAVFVTEKGKRVYPVLVQRLVKKYLSPVTEQKKKSPHVLRHTFATHLLNNGADLRSVSEMLGHSNLSTTEIYTHISFERLKQVYQQAHPKA, from the coding sequence ATGCAAGATAGTTTGAATACAAATGCCGGACATTCGCAGCTAACCGCGTTTCTGAAATATTTGGCAAACGAGCGCAACATGTCGGCCTACACGGTGACTGCGTATAGAAAAGATCTCTCGCAATTTCTCGAATTTCTCAAAAAGGAATTTGAGCTGCCCTCCTCGCAAGACATTTCGTTAGCGGATGTTGAAACCTCAACGATTCGCCTATTTTTAGGGGAATTGCTCGACGCGGGCTATCAATCAAAAAGCATCGGCAGAAAGTTGGCTTCCGTGAAAAGCTTTTTCAAATTTCTTGTGTACATCAATCACCTTCCGGCTTCGCCTGCGGCAAATGTGACAACGCCAAAAGCAAAGAAAACTTTACCAACTTTCTTGAACGAAACCCAAACCCAAACCCTCTTTGATGAAATTTTAGACCATTTTAATGAAGCTTTTTACCACGACAACCGCGCAAAAAAACACGAAAAGGTGAATACGCTTGAATGGGATTTTCGTTATAACAGAGATAGGGCAATTCTGGAAATGTTTTACAGTTGCGGACTTCGCTTGGCTGAGCTAATTGGACTAAACATCATGGAACTGGATTTTCAGAACGGTTTTGTGAAAGTTTTAGGAAAAGGCAGAAAGCAAAGAATTATCCCACTGGGCGAATCAGCTCAAAAGACCTTAAAAAACTACCTTGAGATCAAGAAAAAATTTTTTGAGATGAAACGAAGCAATGTGTTGGAGCGCGAGGCTGTGTTCGTTACGGAAAAAGGCAAAAGAGTTTATCCGGTACTCGTTCAAAGATTGGTTAAAAAGTATTTATCCCCTGTTACTGAGCAAAAGAAAAAAAGTCCGCATGTTTTGCGACATACTTTCGCAACCCACTTGCTCAATAATGGCGCCGACCTTCGCAGCGTCAGTGAAATGTTAGGTCATAGTAATCTTTCAACAACTGAAATTTACACCCATATCTCGTTTGAGCGGCTGAAACAAGTCTATCAGCAAGCTCATCCCAAAGCATAG
- a CDS encoding PhzF family phenazine biosynthesis protein, with translation MRRFKIKQVDAFTDRAFTGNPAAVLPYADGLTDDQMQAIAREMNLSETAYIFKAQDGVHDMEIRWMTPVVEVSACGHGTIAAFHALDEEGLFGLDKKEPVRHFKVKTKGGTLPVEINRETGRTMISFGMPIPKFEEYLGMRFELCNALGISAELIDKRLPVWISELGYVFIPFVDRESLLSMKPNFEDLRHLSHRTKIVGYCAFTTETAHSASAAHARFFAPQLGINEDPVTGTALGPLACYLYLNKELQGEGNICASLEQGYEMHRGGRVWVEMAVGNHTLNDVKISGYAITVLTGEIFV, from the coding sequence ATGAGAAGGTTTAAAATCAAACAAGTTGATGCGTTCACCGACCGCGCTTTTACAGGGAATCCTGCGGCGGTACTTCCTTACGCTGATGGCCTAACTGATGATCAAATGCAGGCAATTGCCCGCGAAATGAACCTTTCTGAAACCGCGTACATCTTTAAAGCACAAGATGGCGTTCATGACATGGAAATTCGCTGGATGACGCCCGTTGTGGAAGTGAGCGCGTGTGGACATGGTACCATCGCGGCTTTTCATGCGCTTGACGAGGAAGGTCTGTTTGGCCTTGATAAAAAAGAACCCGTCCGGCATTTTAAGGTTAAAACCAAAGGCGGCACCCTGCCCGTTGAAATTAACCGCGAAACCGGGCGAACGATGATTAGTTTTGGCATGCCGATTCCAAAATTTGAAGAATATCTTGGTATGCGATTTGAGCTTTGCAACGCGTTGGGCATTTCGGCTGAACTGATAGACAAAAGGCTGCCCGTTTGGATTTCTGAGCTTGGCTATGTTTTTATTCCCTTCGTTGACCGCGAATCGCTGCTTTCCATGAAACCCAATTTTGAAGATCTTCGCCATCTTTCTCATCGCACCAAAATCGTGGGCTACTGCGCCTTTACAACTGAGACGGCTCATTCTGCCAGCGCAGCTCATGCTCGATTTTTCGCACCTCAGCTTGGCATTAACGAAGACCCCGTTACCGGCACAGCGCTCGGACCGCTTGCGTGCTACTTGTACTTGAACAAAGAGCTTCAAGGCGAAGGAAACATTTGCGCATCGCTGGAGCAAGGCTATGAAATGCACCGAGGCGGACGCGTTTGGGTGGAAATGGCTGTTGGCAACCACACGCTGAATGATGTAAAAATTAGCGGTTACGCAATAACCGTGCTTACAGGAGAAATTTTCGTCTGA
- the ispE gene encoding 4-(cytidine 5'-diphospho)-2-C-methyl-D-erythritol kinase, with amino-acid sequence MSKTVNAYAKINLALFITGKLPNGYHTLETIFAPINWYDRLTFEPSETIEMACTNAELPTDDSNLCIKAAKRLQTESGSQKGVKISLEKNVPFGAGLGGGSSDAAATLNALNELWELSLPSETLHKLATELGADVPYFLEMPALALGTGIGEELTDLQVAFPFSIVTVFPETAISTAWAYQNFKQNFDRLLPDAATEIQIVCETGDLGRMQQFENDFESIVYENYAEVKKLRDDFVEAGSGFTRLSGSGSAVFGVFADDEKATACYEAMRKRYPTSLTPKSFKMK; translated from the coding sequence ATGTCAAAAACAGTCAATGCTTACGCCAAAATTAATTTGGCGCTTTTCATCACGGGCAAATTGCCCAATGGCTACCACACACTGGAAACCATTTTTGCCCCGATTAATTGGTATGACCGCCTGACTTTTGAGCCTTCCGAAACAATTGAAATGGCCTGCACAAATGCTGAACTTCCCACCGACGATTCAAATCTTTGCATAAAGGCCGCCAAACGCTTGCAAACCGAAAGCGGCTCGCAAAAAGGCGTGAAAATTTCGCTTGAGAAAAATGTGCCTTTTGGCGCGGGGCTTGGCGGCGGCAGCAGCGACGCGGCAGCAACTTTAAACGCATTGAATGAACTTTGGGAACTTTCGCTTCCAAGCGAAACGCTCCATAAGCTCGCCACCGAACTTGGCGCGGATGTCCCTTATTTTCTTGAAATGCCCGCACTCGCTCTTGGCACGGGAATTGGCGAAGAACTGACCGATTTGCAAGTCGCGTTTCCATTTTCCATCGTAACGGTTTTTCCTGAAACAGCGATTTCAACCGCGTGGGCTTATCAAAATTTCAAGCAGAATTTTGACCGACTGTTGCCCGACGCCGCAACCGAAATTCAGATTGTTTGCGAAACCGGAGACTTGGGGCGAATGCAGCAATTCGAGAACGATTTTGAATCGATCGTCTATGAAAATTATGCAGAGGTGAAAAAATTGCGCGATGACTTCGTTGAAGCTGGCAGCGGATTCACGCGGCTTTCCGGCAGCGGGTCGGCGGTGTTCGGCGTTTTTGCGGATGACGAAAAAGCGACGGCGTGCTACGAGGCAATGAGAAAACGCTACCCAACCTCGCTGACGCCAAAGTCCTTCAAAATGAAGTGA